The following are encoded together in the Bradyrhizobium sp. CCGUVB1N3 genome:
- a CDS encoding phosphate acetyltransferase, whose translation MGSSTMSADTTKTHAGSKYDRLIAAAKAVPPTPTIVVHPCDETSLRGAVDSASAGIIRPVLVGPERKIKETASRFGLDIAGYEIVDAPHSDAAAAKGVELIHEARGELLMKGSLHTDELMRAVTAKTGGLRTDRRISHVFIMDVPAYAETIFVTDAAINIFPDLDAKRDIIQNAIDLYNIAGFGKMPRVAILSAVETVTSKIPSTIEAAALCKMADRGQITGGLLDGPLAFDNAIDVEAARIKGIKSEVAGRAQILVVPDLEAGNMLAKNLAYFAKADGAGIVLGARVPVVLTSRADSPRARMASCAVAALYAYARRQKAPTVAA comes from the coding sequence ATTGGGAGCAGCACCATGTCGGCCGACACGACGAAAACGCATGCGGGCAGCAAATACGACCGCCTGATCGCAGCCGCCAAGGCCGTGCCGCCCACGCCGACCATTGTGGTCCACCCCTGTGACGAGACATCGCTGCGCGGCGCTGTCGACAGCGCGAGTGCCGGTATCATCCGGCCCGTGCTCGTCGGTCCGGAGCGGAAGATCAAGGAGACTGCGAGCAGGTTTGGTCTCGACATCGCCGGGTATGAGATCGTCGACGCGCCGCACAGCGACGCGGCAGCCGCCAAGGGCGTCGAGTTGATCCACGAGGCCCGCGGCGAGTTGCTGATGAAGGGTAGCCTGCATACCGACGAGCTGATGCGCGCCGTCACGGCCAAAACCGGCGGCCTGCGCACTGACCGGCGCATCAGCCACGTCTTCATCATGGACGTGCCGGCCTATGCCGAGACCATTTTCGTCACCGATGCGGCCATCAACATCTTCCCCGATCTCGACGCCAAGCGCGACATCATCCAGAACGCGATCGACCTCTACAATATTGCCGGCTTCGGCAAGATGCCGAGGGTGGCGATCCTGTCGGCGGTCGAGACGGTGACGTCGAAAATTCCGTCCACGATCGAGGCCGCCGCGCTCTGCAAGATGGCCGATCGTGGCCAGATCACCGGCGGCCTGCTCGACGGTCCGCTGGCCTTCGACAACGCCATCGATGTCGAGGCCGCGAGGATCAAGGGCATCAAGTCCGAGGTGGCGGGCCGGGCACAGATTCTGGTCGTGCCAGATCTCGAGGCCGGCAACATGCTGGCGAAGAATCTCGCCTACTTCGCCAAAGCGGATGGCGCCGGCATCGTGCTCGGCGCGCGCGTGCCGGTCGTTCTGACGTCGCGGGCCGACAGTCCGCGGGCCCGGATGGCGTCCTGCGCCGTGGCCGCACTCTATGCCTATGCAAGGCGCCAGAAGGCGCCGACAGTTGCTGCGTGA
- the fabI gene encoding enoyl-ACP reductase FabI, which produces MIPVYPETKVALKGKKGLVVGIANDQSIAWGCARAFRALGAELAVTYLNDRAKKHVEPLAQALEAPIFMPMDVMAEGQIEQVFERIQKEWGQLDFLLHSIAFSPKEALHGRVVDVGREGFLKTMDVSCWSFLRMAHLAEPLMKNGGTMFTMTYYGSQVVVENYNIMGVAKAALEAAVRYAAAELGPKGIRVHAISPGPLATRAASGIPEFDELMDKAQSKAPSRSLVSIDDVGNATAFLALDGAKLMTGGVLYIDGGYHIID; this is translated from the coding sequence ATGATTCCCGTGTATCCGGAGACGAAGGTCGCGCTGAAGGGGAAGAAGGGCCTCGTCGTTGGCATCGCCAACGATCAGTCGATCGCCTGGGGCTGCGCACGGGCGTTTCGCGCGCTCGGCGCCGAGCTCGCCGTGACCTATCTGAATGATCGCGCAAAGAAGCATGTCGAGCCGCTGGCGCAGGCGCTGGAGGCGCCGATCTTCATGCCGATGGACGTGATGGCCGAAGGCCAGATCGAGCAGGTGTTCGAGCGCATTCAGAAGGAATGGGGGCAACTCGATTTCCTGCTGCATTCCATCGCCTTCTCGCCGAAGGAAGCGCTGCACGGACGCGTGGTCGACGTCGGCCGCGAGGGCTTTCTCAAGACCATGGACGTCTCCTGCTGGTCGTTCCTGCGCATGGCCCATCTGGCGGAGCCGCTGATGAAGAACGGCGGCACCATGTTTACCATGACCTATTATGGCAGTCAGGTGGTCGTGGAGAACTACAACATCATGGGCGTGGCGAAAGCGGCGCTGGAAGCGGCCGTCCGCTACGCCGCGGCGGAGCTCGGGCCGAAGGGCATCCGCGTGCACGCGATCTCGCCGGGACCGCTGGCGACGCGTGCGGCATCAGGCATTCCGGAGTTCGACGAGCTCATGGACAAGGCGCAGTCGAAAGCGCCCTCACGCAGTCTCGTCAGCATCGATGACGTCGGCAATGCCACCGCGTTCCTGGCGCTCGACGGCGCCAAGCTGATGACCGGCGGCGTTCTCTACATCGACGGCGGCTATCACATCATCGATTGA
- a CDS encoding acetate/propionate family kinase gives MDTILVINAGSSSVKFQVYSVESEGTLRRQIKGQMDGIGSRPRLRASGAGGDPLADRAYPIEAVPDVPAAMEVAGEWLRNEARVHPLAVGHRVVHGGPEFERPVLIDHGVVARLERFVPLAPLHQPHNLAPIRSILANFPALPQVACFDTAFHRSHGPLADHYAIPHQLHAEGVRRYGFHGLSYEYISKTLPQIAPDIAKRRVIVAHLGSGASMCAMKGGQSVESTMGFTALDGLPMGTRPGQLDPGVVLYLISEKGMSAAKVQDFLYRDCGLKGLSGVSNDMRELEASTDPRAKLAIDYFVYRIGLSAGMLAAALQGLDAFVFTAGIGENSAGIRARVAEQLGWLGVALDAAENARHSRLVSRPNSLVPVYVVPTDEELMIAQHTLALLMNGKSQNARSERVS, from the coding sequence ATGGATACGATCCTCGTCATCAATGCCGGCTCGTCGAGCGTCAAGTTCCAGGTCTACTCGGTCGAGAGCGAGGGCACGCTGCGGCGACAGATCAAGGGGCAGATGGATGGCATCGGCAGCCGGCCGCGCCTGCGGGCGAGCGGAGCGGGCGGCGATCCCCTGGCCGATCGCGCCTATCCGATCGAGGCGGTCCCGGACGTACCGGCCGCGATGGAGGTCGCGGGCGAGTGGCTAAGGAACGAGGCTCGCGTCCATCCGCTGGCTGTCGGGCATCGCGTCGTGCATGGCGGGCCGGAGTTTGAGCGGCCTGTCCTGATCGATCACGGCGTGGTGGCGCGCCTGGAGCGCTTCGTCCCGCTGGCGCCGCTGCACCAGCCGCACAACCTGGCGCCGATCCGTTCGATCCTTGCGAATTTCCCCGCGCTTCCGCAGGTCGCCTGCTTCGACACCGCGTTTCACCGCAGCCATGGGCCGCTTGCCGATCACTACGCGATCCCGCATCAGCTCCATGCCGAAGGCGTGCGGCGCTATGGCTTTCATGGCCTCTCCTACGAATACATTTCGAAAACCTTGCCGCAGATCGCGCCCGACATCGCCAAGCGGCGGGTGATCGTTGCGCATCTCGGCAGCGGCGCGTCGATGTGCGCCATGAAGGGCGGACAGAGCGTCGAGAGCACCATGGGGTTTACGGCACTGGACGGCCTGCCAATGGGCACGCGTCCCGGTCAGCTCGATCCCGGCGTGGTGCTTTATCTGATCTCCGAGAAGGGCATGTCGGCTGCGAAAGTGCAGGACTTCCTCTACCGCGATTGCGGATTGAAGGGCCTGTCCGGCGTCAGCAACGACATGCGGGAGCTGGAAGCGAGCACGGACCCGCGCGCAAAGCTCGCGATCGACTACTTCGTCTACCGGATCGGCCTCAGTGCCGGGATGCTCGCGGCCGCCTTGCAGGGCCTCGACGCGTTCGTCTTTACCGCCGGCATCGGTGAGAACTCAGCCGGCATTCGTGCGCGCGTCGCCGAGCAGCTCGGCTGGCTCGGCGTCGCACTCGATGCTGCCGAGAACGCGCGCCACTCGCGGCTGGTTTCGCGACCGAACAGCCTCGTTCCCGTCTACGTCGTGCCGACCGACGAGGAGCTGATGATCGCGCAGCACACGTTGGCGCTGCTGATGAACGGAAAATCGCAAAACGCCAGATCTGAGAGGGTGTCATGA